CAAAGCCAAGTAAATGATTTGAAGAAGTATACGTCTATAATTTTATGTTCTGGGGTATATGGAGGTGAAGTACATAAAGATTTACTGAGATGGCTAAATCAAATAGAAAGAGCATCAATACATGAAAATGCAAAGATTTATGTGTTTTTGAATTGGTTTGGCAGAGGGCAATCAGATAAAAATGCAATAAAAGGATTGGAGAAGATACTCAAAGAGAAGAAAATGAGATTAGAAAACGACTACATGACTTGTTATGGGGGAAAGGGACTTATCAGGTATAGTCATCCTAATAAAGAAGATTGTGAAAAAGTATTAAATTGGGTGAGATCAAAAACATAACCAGCCCCTATGAAGGATACCATCAAGAACATGTCACGAAAACATGATAGATTGTATGATATTGTTTAGAATTAGTGCAAAAAAGTGATAGACATAGAATTCTGACTATGCTTTAATAGAAGACGGAAATAAACAAAAATGCGCCAAAGTACACCCATGTACTTTGGCGGATGGAGATGTCGCTTCGGACGCTGGTTCATCACCCATGCCTACTTTACTTTGCTCAAGTAAGCAACCATGGTCAGGGGGGCGAAGATGATCACGACCACCAACGATCCGATGAGCGAGTACCAAAAGTTATTACCGATAATGCCTTGGCTGAAAAGCTCTCGGGTTGCGCCGTTTCTGCGATGGCTGCCCATTATTGCTAACAACTTCATGGCTTGCCCCTCGTCACTTTATGCATCACTTCGGATACCAACGCAGGCTGCTCTTGAGACACTCGATGTACAATTTCCAAGGCCGAACACTCCCCGTAAAAATCTGGCAGTTGAGCGATCCTGAAGGGATTCGTCTCAAACTCTTGGCTCTCCCGGGCGGAGCAATCGGAAAATTATTTGTAATCATTGCCGGATTGTTTTATCGTGTACAGGTAGATCCTTTCTAAAGGCAGGCTGTGGTCCGGTGTCCAGCCGTCGAATGTCCATGTATAGGAGACGATCCGGGTTCCGGGTTTGAGTTCCTTGACCAATTTATCCTTCAGCCTGTTATTTGCAGACTGGAAAAGAAATAGAGTCACCACAGTGGCCTCCTCCAGGGGCTCTGTAAAGAAATTGCCGAACCTGAGCTGAACCCTGCACGATAAGCCTTTGACAGCCACCTTGATCCGGGAGATCATGTATCGTAAAGGATCAGCCTCAATGCCCACACAACGGACGTTGTACTCCTCGGCGGCCAGGCAGACAACATTACCTTTTCCGCTTCCTAGATCATAGAAGATGTCCTTCTCAGTGACTTCAGCCAACTCAAGCATTTTCCGGATGATTGGGTCCGGTGTTGTTTCATATCCTGCGCCTATAATAAAGGTCCAGTATTTCCATATAAGATACATAATCGTGAAGGTGATGGCTGAACATGCAAGGCAGATGAGCGTGCTCCACGGCGCGAAGGGGCAGTGCGTTTTGTAGCCCAGAACGCTTATCCTGCCCGCCGTTGCCTGGGGCACGAGTGTCCAGATGGCAAGTAGGGCGAAGATACTTGTCACGATAATGAGTATTGTATAGGCCAGTAGCACTTTTGTCGCTTCTGAATTGTTATTATTTACGTCATCATTTCTCGGCTCTTCCATAGTACTTCCTAAAGTTTAATTGCCCTTTCTTCATCAACATTGAATAGACTTCCTGGCAGCCTCATACAACCGAACCCAAGAATAGACAATTTATCTCCTGTTTTAGGAACCTCTCTATATAACATATCTTTTCCTTCTAATGCTGGTATTTTCTCGCCTTCCTTGTAGTCTTCAGGCACACCGGATGATCCTCCGTTTATTAATGCTACTTTTCTTGACATATAGTTTGCCTACTAAACATTAATTGTCCTTATACACTAAATTAAAGTTTAGATTTGCTAGGTAATCTGAAGTTTTTAGCAAATCTATAAATATCATGAATGAATGAACATGGCAGAAAGGAGATTTGATACCTATGTCAGTAAAAATCAATGTAGAAAAATGTGTAGGGTGCGGAACGTGCGTAGAGGAATGTCCTAACGACGCCCTCTCTCTGGAAGACGACATAGCAGTAGTAGACGACGATCTGTGCGTTGAATGCGGTCTGTGTGTCGAAGTTTGTCCATCAGAAGCCCTATCGCTCGATTAGAAGATAAATTCGGTTAATACTCAAGGAAAAGGCAACGTATCCCTCTAATCCATTTTAATTTATTTACTCGTCCGTGCCTTTCGCCTTTACTTTATTTTAACATGTTCCCCCTAAACTAACTATATATGGCCAGGCATTTTTGTTTTGGCGCATTTGAGCAAAAGCTTATATAGTATTATAGCGCATATGTGCATATATGGTGGGAAGAGGCGGGGCTAGGTGTAGAAGAGGTAGACCTCGGTTCCAAAGATGGATTTCACAGGTACCTGTCACTAATTACTTTAATCCGAGTAGTGTTCCATGGCGACCAGTGATGCGACCTCTAGAAACGGTAAACATAAAAATTGAGGAGATAGAGGCCATGCGACTTGTGGACTTGGAAGGACTTGAACAAGAAGACGCAGCACGGGAGATGGGGACCTCGAGAAAAACGCTATGGAGGGATTTGAAGTCCGGGAGGAAAAAGGTTGTTGACGCCCTCATAAATGGAAAAGCTATCGAAATAAAAGGGGGTAGCTACTCAATAGTTGAAAAGGAGATAAATAAAAAGGAGATGAATAAAAAATGCCTAGATATGGACGTGGAAGAGGATTCTGGGGACCAGGTTTCGGAATGAGGTCTGGTTTAGGGTTCTGCAGATGGTTCCCATGGTTGCCCAGATGGTGGTGGACTGGCATGTATGGGCCGATAACACCCTATGCGCCAGGACCATATGGATACAGGACTGGATATGGAGTCCCATACGGTTCCTATATTTTGTAAATTTGTAAATAAAAAATGACTGAGAGGAGGAAGAATAGATGGCAGGATATAGACATAGGTATATATATTACATGACTGGTTTGCCAGGATGGATGAGATTTGGCTTTAGCCCGGGATGGATCGGAAGAAGTCCTACGGGGTTACCGCCAGCAGCACAGTATCTAATGGAGACGGGACAGATGCCGCAATTCACGTCTTATATGGACCAAGCTGCTGCAGCACCGATGATGCCTGCGGGCATGCCGATGCCCCAAATGCCAAAGGAGCAAGAAGTTGCAATGCTAGAGGGCCAGGCAAAGATGTTAGAGCAACAGTTGGAACAGATCAAGAAACGTCTTGAAGAGCTTATGAAGTAAAAGTGTGATCTTTGCAGTGACTTCCTAACTTAAATACTAGGAGTAATAGATGCAGATGCAGTTATATCAGGGGGCTAGGACTGGCTATGGCTGATCAAAAGAAAGAGACAAAAGATGGTAAAAGGGAAACTATAAAAACGAACTTTGTAGAAGCCGGAGAAGCTGGAATAAACCGGGTGAAGCACAAGCTCATGGTCATGAGTGGAAAGGGCGGTGTTGGAAAGACAACAGTTGCAGTAAATCTGGCAGTATCACTCGCCAACAGGGGATATAAGGTGGGTCTGATGGATGTGGATATACATGGACCAAACGTTCCAAAGATGCTTGACATCGAAGATGAACGCATCAGATCCTCTCCTGTAGGCATGTTACCGGTCACGGCGTTACCAGGGTTAAAAGTAATGTCAATAGGATTTTTACTATCGGATAGAGACACACCAGTAATCTGGAGGGGTCCGGTGAAAATGAATATAATCAAACAGTTCACTTCGGATATTGCCTGGGGGGAGTTGGATTATCTGGTGATTGATTTGCCACCAGGCACGGGAGACGAGCCATTAAGCGTTGCACAACTTATTCCAAATGTAGATGGAGCCATAATTGTAACGACGCCCCAGGAGGTATCGTTATTGGATTCCAGAAAGGCCGTGAATTTCGCAAAGCAGGTAAAGGTCCCAGTGATCGGAATAGTTGAAAATATGGCCGGTTTGGTCTGCCCAGAATGTGGTACCCAAATTGATCTGTTCAAAGTAGGTGGTGGAGAGAATGCGGCCTTGGAATTGGGTGTGCCTTTCCTTGGGAGGATACCAATCGACCCAAAGATTTGCGAGTCAGGCGATTCTGGAGTGCCGTTCGTTTTAGAAAATAACCCAAATGATACAAAACACTTTGAATTGATAATAGACAAAGTGGAGGAATTTGTGAAAGGCAAATTAGAATAAAATTCAGAATTTTCATCCTTTTTTGCTTATGGGGTGATATGTAGGTAATAACTTTAGTGTTTAATGAAAAATAAGGTGATAAACAATGAAAATATGTGTAACAGCATCCTCTGGAAGTTTAGAAGCCCAGTTAGATCCTAGATTTGGAAGGTGTCAGTATTTTTTGATCGTAGACTCGGATACAATGGATTTTGAAGCGGTGCCAAACATGAGTGCCGACACGATGGGTGGTGCTGGTATCCAGGCAGCGCAGGCAGTAGCAAACAAGGGCGTTGAGGTGGTTATCACCGGAAACGTCGGTCCTAATGCCTTCCAAACCTTGTCTTCAGCGGGAATCAAGATAATAACCGGGGCTTTTGGCACAGTTAGGGATGTTATTGAGATGTACAAGAGTGGACAGCTAAAAGAAACTTCTGGTGCAACGGTCGGTGAACATTTCGGAATGGGCATGGGTCGCAGTGGGATGGGCATGGGACGCAGAGGGGGCCGTTTTTGAACGGTCTTATGAATATATACATCAATGCAAGTTCCATGGATGGCTAAATAGCGAGAAAGCAGATAACTGCAGATTATCGAATAATCTCAAAAGGGATGGTGGTAGCTGAATGGCAAGTCAAAGCGTTGAGGACTATCTGGAAACCATATATGAACTGAAAAAAGATGGGGGCTATGTTAGGACCACTGATATCTCCTCCTCTCTTGGTGTTCAGCCACCAAGTGTCACCGAGATGATACAAAAACTCGCTGAAAATGGGTTTTTAATCTATAAGAAATACAAAGGGGTTACACTAACGCCAAAGGGGGAGAAATGGGCAAAATCCATAAAACAGCGTCATATGGCGCTTGCGAAATTTTTGGAGATTCTTGGGATAGATGAAGAAATAGCTGAAAAGGACGCTTGCAGAATTGAGCATAATGTTCATACAACTACCATGGAACGCCTGGCGAAATTTGTGGATTTTGTTCACGAAATGGCTCACCATCCAACTTGGTTGAAACATTTCGAGTATTATGTTGAAACAGGAAAACACATCGAATGCAAATGTCCAACATGTGGTAGCAAAATGGGCTCGATTGGGTGAATTGAATCTCAAAGGATTCAATAAAATATTCATTATGGGTGAGTGATTGATTGGAAGAAGAAAATGTCATTGAATTGGCAAGAAGATATTTGAATGTTGGGCCAGTGGCAGTCAAATTCAATTTCAGCGAGAAGAATAAAAGTGCAGATATCCCGAGCAAGCCTTTGAAATATTGTGAAGCTGTTAGCAGGGTAATGAAAACCTCTAAGAGCATGCTCCTTGACTGTGACCATATTTCCTGTCCAGCAGCAAAGGAGATACTTGGCTTTATGGAATGCAATCAATGCAAAATGGGGGAGTGTGTTAAAGAGTTGGTGGAAAAGGGTATGTTTGCAAATGAAGAGCGCGCTATCAAGGCGTTGATGAGTATTCCAAGACCGACAAGGAAACCCCACTCTATGAGTCTATCCACCAACGAAATGATGCCAGATGTTTATATCTTTTATTTGCTACCTCGGGAGTTCATGAAGATCGTCCAGGCATATCAGAGAGTTACGGGGGAAGAGTTAAAATTGGATTTATCTGGCGTCATGTCGGTCTGCGGAAATTGTACCGTTAGGCCCTACTTGACCAATAAAGTTTGCGTGTCCTTTGGTTGCAATGATTCTAGAGAATATGGTGGTATAACAGATGACCGTCTTATTGTTGGATTGACGCCCAAAGTGGCAGCCACCATAATGCACTCTCTAATGGAAATGATGAACGGAAATAGTGAAGAAAGTAAGAAGGAGGTGAAAATGTGAAAGTATGCGTACCAACGATGGGCAATCGAGGTTTAAACGAACAAGTCGGAGAACATTTCGGTAGAGTGCCAACATACACCATAGTTGACACAGAAACGGATGAGATCGAAATCTTACCCAATACAAGTATGCATATGGGTGGTGGGGGATACGCTCCAGAACTTCTATCAACCGTGAATGTAGATGTGATGTTATGCTCTGGATTGGGAAGAAGGGCAATTGGAATGTTTGAGGAGTTCGGTATCATGGTCTATATAGGTGCCTATGGAACTGTGAAAGACGTTGTCCAGATGTGGCAAGAGGGAAAACTACAGCCAGCTACTGATGCGAATGCTTGTGGAAGACATGCGTTTAGAGGTGAAGGATCAGGGTCTGGGTGTGAGAGCCACCACCATTGAACAAGGTTAATGGAAGGATCCTTCTGAAATCCCAGGACTAAATCATATGAAACTTTATTTAGACTGTATCCCTTGTCTCATGAGACAGGCGCTTGAAGCGGCGAGATTCGTTACCAATGATGAAAAAGCGCAGAAGAAAATATTGAAAAAAGTGCTTATTGAGCTTGATGGCATAAATTGGGATACTAGCCCTCTTGAGATAGCGCATGTTGTTCACAGAATTGTCAGAAAAGAAAGTGGAGTCGACGATCCTTATAACGTTGTTAAAAGACAATACAACGACATCGCATTGAAAATGTATCCAAATTTAAAAGGGATGGTAGATCGATCCCCTACGCCTTTGTTGACAGCATTAAGATTAGCTATTGCTGGAAACATAATTGACTATGGTGTAGGATCGAATTTTGATCTGGATAAGGCTATTTTAGGTGTTTTAGAAAAGGAGTTTAAAATCTATGACTTATCGGAGTTTATGCTAATCTTGAAAACTGCCAAAAATCTTGCCTATCTGGCGGATAATGCGGGGGAGATAGTATTTGATAAGATCTTAATTGAAACAATATTAGGGGAGCATGATCTAGATAAAATTTTGTTTGTGATTAAAGATGAGCCGATAATCAACGATGCTACAGAAGAAGACGCTATTTATGTGGGAATTGATGAGATACAATGTATTGAATTTCTTAAAGTTGGAGTTGGTGTACCTGGAAAAGGAATGAACTATTCGAGCAAAGAGTTTTGGAAAATCCTTGCGCAGAGCGATATGGTCATTGGCAAAGGGCAGGGAAACTATGAGGCACTTAGTGGTCATGGGAAAATATTTTTTCTTCTCACGGCAAAATGCCCTGTGATAGCAAAAGACCTCGGAGTGGCCATTGGAGATACAATCTTAAAGTTAAGTGATGGGTTGAAATGAAGATTGCAGTTGCAAGTGGGAAGGGTGGAACTGGAAAAACTACAATAGCCACTAATATGGCATTGTCTCTTGAAAACGTTCAACTCTTGGACTGCGATGTCGAGGAGCCAAATGCTCACATCTTTCTAAAACCAGAAATAAAAAAGCGGATACCAGTTTGCATACCAGTGCCAAAGGTCGATGAAACCAAGTGTGACTACTGTGGGAAATGTGCTGAGTTCTGTGAGTTCAATGCGATCGCTGTTTTTAATAAACAGATCCTGATATTTCCAGAATTGTGTCATGGTTGTGGTGGTTGTCTCCTCGTTTGCCCCAAAAATGCAATAGCAGAGGAATGTAGAAATATCGGTGTAGTCAAAAAAGGAGTTGCCAGAGATATCGAATTCGTATACGGGGAACTAAACATTGGTGAGCCCATGGCAGTCCCGGTAATAAGGAAAGTCAAAGAAGAGATAGATGGAAATAAGACTGTGATCATCGATGCATCCCCTGGCACATCTTGTCCTATGATAGCGGCTGTGCATGGAAGCGATTATTGCATACTTGTAACCGAGCCAACACCCTTTGGTTTGCACGATCTTAGGTTGGCTGTGGAAACGATTAGGGAGATGAAAATTCCGTTTGGAGTCATAATAAACTGCGAGGGAATTGGGGACCAAAAAGTTCAGGAATACTGCAAAAAGGAAGGCATACCTCTCCTACTAAAAATTCCCATGGATAGAAGAATTGCAGAGCTCTACTCACGTGGTACGCCATTCGTCTTGGAGATGCCCGACTGGAAAAACAAATTCTCAGGGCTATTTGATGCGGTGCAAGTCCATGCGCAGCTGAGGGATGGAGGTATATGAACCTAATGGATGACATACTAAGCTCCATAGAAGAAGAACCAGCGGATGACATTAGAGTGGGACTGAAATATACTGCAGTCCGGATTAGGGATAGGGTGGGTTTAGCATACACTTTTCCAGAGTTCAGCTCACCTCCAAAGAATGTTGGGAATCTCATAGGGACGAATACCCTCCCCTTGGCAAAATCGTGGAACCTTACTGAAGCATCGATTGGTACCGCAAGCATAAACGCACTTCTGAATCCAGAGAACTATAAAGTTATGAATGTATCCAATCACATTCTGGCGATCGCTCAAAGTTATGACAAGATAGGGATCGTTGGTCGTTTCCCCTTCATCGATTCACTTGGTAAAGACGCTTTTGTATTTGAGAGACGACCCATACATGGGGCACTGCCAGATACGGCTGCAGAAACATTACTACCAAAGTGCGACTTGGTTGTTATATCAGGGAGCGCATTCGTAAATAAAACTTTACAAAGGTTACTGGAGATCAGCAATGGCTACACTTTCGTGATTGGACCTACTACTCCTCTAACACCCCTTTTGTTTGAATATGGTGCCGACGTGATAGCCGGAGCAATAGTTCACGATGCAGAAAAGGCATTGGAAATCATCAGCCAAGGTGGTGGAACGCGCAGCTTAAAGGGTGCGGTCAAGTTCGTATGCATGGGGCAGATAAGCTCT
The genomic region above belongs to Methanocellales archaeon and contains:
- a CDS encoding DUF134 domain-containing protein encodes the protein MVGRGGARCRRGRPRFQRWISQVPVTNYFNPSSVPWRPVMRPLETVNIKIEEIEAMRLVDLEGLEQEDAAREMGTSRKTLWRDLKSGRKKVVDALINGKAIEIKGGSYSIVEKEINKKEMNKKCLDMDVEEDSGDQVSE
- a CDS encoding DUF5320 domain-containing protein, whose protein sequence is MAGYRHRYIYYMTGLPGWMRFGFSPGWIGRSPTGLPPAAQYLMETGQMPQFTSYMDQAAAAPMMPAGMPMPQMPKEQEVAMLEGQAKMLEQQLEQIKKRLEELMK
- a CDS encoding 4Fe-4S binding protein, giving the protein MSVKINVEKCVGCGTCVEECPNDALSLEDDIAVVDDDLCVECGLCVEVCPSEALSLD
- a CDS encoding ATP-binding protein yields the protein MKIAVASGKGGTGKTTIATNMALSLENVQLLDCDVEEPNAHIFLKPEIKKRIPVCIPVPKVDETKCDYCGKCAEFCEFNAIAVFNKQILIFPELCHGCGGCLLVCPKNAIAEECRNIGVVKKGVARDIEFVYGELNIGEPMAVPVIRKVKEEIDGNKTVIIDASPGTSCPMIAAVHGSDYCILVTEPTPFGLHDLRLAVETIREMKIPFGVIINCEGIGDQKVQEYCKKEGIPLLLKIPMDRRIAELYSRGTPFVLEMPDWKNKFSGLFDAVQVHAQLRDGGI
- a CDS encoding ARMT1-like domain-containing protein, which translates into the protein MKLYLDCIPCLMRQALEAARFVTNDEKAQKKILKKVLIELDGINWDTSPLEIAHVVHRIVRKESGVDDPYNVVKRQYNDIALKMYPNLKGMVDRSPTPLLTALRLAIAGNIIDYGVGSNFDLDKAILGVLEKEFKIYDLSEFMLILKTAKNLAYLADNAGEIVFDKILIETILGEHDLDKILFVIKDEPIINDATEEDAIYVGIDEIQCIEFLKVGVGVPGKGMNYSSKEFWKILAQSDMVIGKGQGNYEALSGHGKIFFLLTAKCPVIAKDLGVAIGDTILKLSDGLK
- a CDS encoding metal-dependent transcriptional regulator, with translation MASQSVEDYLETIYELKKDGGYVRTTDISSSLGVQPPSVTEMIQKLAENGFLIYKKYKGVTLTPKGEKWAKSIKQRHMALAKFLEILGIDEEIAEKDACRIEHNVHTTTMERLAKFVDFVHEMAHHPTWLKHFEYYVETGKHIECKCPTCGSKMGSIG
- a CDS encoding NifB/NifX family molybdenum-iron cluster-binding protein, producing the protein MKICVTASSGSLEAQLDPRFGRCQYFLIVDSDTMDFEAVPNMSADTMGGAGIQAAQAVANKGVEVVITGNVGPNAFQTLSSAGIKIITGAFGTVRDVIEMYKSGQLKETSGATVGEHFGMGMGRSGMGMGRRGGRF
- a CDS encoding flavodoxin domain-containing protein, producing MSVLLVCPKSKGNTFNICSYVANNSDAEFLVLNQSQVNDLKKYTSIILCSGVYGGEVHKDLLRWLNQIERASIHENAKIYVFLNWFGRGQSDKNAIKGLEKILKEKKMRLENDYMTCYGGKGLIRYSHPNKEDCEKVLNWVRSKT
- a CDS encoding DUF364 domain-containing protein, which encodes MDDILSSIEEEPADDIRVGLKYTAVRIRDRVGLAYTFPEFSSPPKNVGNLIGTNTLPLAKSWNLTEASIGTASINALLNPENYKVMNVSNHILAIAQSYDKIGIVGRFPFIDSLGKDAFVFERRPIHGALPDTAAETLLPKCDLVVISGSAFVNKTLQRLLEISNGYTFVIGPTTPLTPLLFEYGADVIAGAIVHDAEKALEIISQGGGTRSLKGAVKFVCMGQISSK
- a CDS encoding NifB/NifX family molybdenum-iron cluster-binding protein, translated to MKVCVPTMGNRGLNEQVGEHFGRVPTYTIVDTETDEIEILPNTSMHMGGGGYAPELLSTVNVDVMLCSGLGRRAIGMFEEFGIMVYIGAYGTVKDVVQMWQEGKLQPATDANACGRHAFRGEGSGSGCESHHH
- a CDS encoding Mrp/NBP35 family ATP-binding protein, with product MADQKKETKDGKRETIKTNFVEAGEAGINRVKHKLMVMSGKGGVGKTTVAVNLAVSLANRGYKVGLMDVDIHGPNVPKMLDIEDERIRSSPVGMLPVTALPGLKVMSIGFLLSDRDTPVIWRGPVKMNIIKQFTSDIAWGELDYLVIDLPPGTGDEPLSVAQLIPNVDGAIIVTTPQEVSLLDSRKAVNFAKQVKVPVIGIVENMAGLVCPECGTQIDLFKVGGGENAALELGVPFLGRIPIDPKICESGDSGVPFVLENNPNDTKHFELIIDKVEEFVKGKLE
- a CDS encoding DUF169 domain-containing protein, translated to MEEENVIELARRYLNVGPVAVKFNFSEKNKSADIPSKPLKYCEAVSRVMKTSKSMLLDCDHISCPAAKEILGFMECNQCKMGECVKELVEKGMFANEERAIKALMSIPRPTRKPHSMSLSTNEMMPDVYIFYLLPREFMKIVQAYQRVTGEELKLDLSGVMSVCGNCTVRPYLTNKVCVSFGCNDSREYGGITDDRLIVGLTPKVAATIMHSLMEMMNGNSEESKKEVKM